Proteins encoded within one genomic window of Streptomyces rubradiris:
- a CDS encoding PadR family transcriptional regulator, producing MSLPHAILTALLEKPSSGLELTRRFDKSIGYFWSATHQQIYRELGKLEAEGLIRALPAEQPARGQKKSYEVLPAGRAELARWTAAAQDPKPQRDVLLLRLRAAAVVGTAGLEADLRRHLELHRRQLAEYQEIERRDFPPGRDAPQDRLRHLVLRAGIDLETFWTQWLTHALAEFAELPDTD from the coding sequence ATGTCACTCCCGCACGCGATCCTCACCGCCCTGCTGGAAAAGCCGTCGTCGGGACTGGAACTGACCCGCCGGTTCGACAAGTCGATCGGCTACTTCTGGTCCGCGACGCACCAGCAGATCTATCGCGAGCTGGGGAAACTGGAGGCCGAGGGGCTCATCCGCGCGCTGCCGGCCGAGCAGCCGGCCCGCGGCCAGAAGAAGAGCTACGAGGTACTGCCCGCGGGCCGGGCCGAACTGGCCCGCTGGACGGCCGCCGCGCAGGACCCGAAGCCGCAGCGGGACGTGCTGCTGCTGCGGCTGCGCGCGGCGGCCGTGGTGGGCACCGCGGGCCTGGAGGCCGACCTGCGCCGCCACCTGGAGCTGCACCGGCGGCAGCTCGCCGAGTACCAGGAGATCGAGCGGCGCGACTTCCCGCCCGGCCGCGACGCCCCGCAGGACCGGCTGCGCCACCTGGTGCTGCGGGCCGGGATCGACCTGGAGACCTTCTGGACCCAGTGGCTCACCCACGCCCTGGCGGAGTTCGCCGAACTGCC
- a CDS encoding NADPH-dependent 2,4-dienoyl-CoA reductase, which yields MSRYPHLMTPLDLGFTTLPNRVLMGSMHVGLEEAEGGFERMAAFYAARARGGVGLIVTGGIAPNEEGRPYEGGAKLTTDAEAERHRVVTEAVHREGGRIAMQILHFGRYAYHRDLVAPSPLQAPISPYVPRELTDADVERTIEDYARAARLARQAGYDGVEIMGSEGYLINEFIAAPTNRRTDRWGGSYENRMRFPVEIVKRVREAVGEDFIVIYRLSMLDLVPGGSSLAEVITLGKAVEAAGATIINTGIGWHEARIPTIATSVPRGAYTWVTKKLMGEVSVPLVTTNRINTPELAEELLADGGADMVSLARPMLADPDFVAKAAAGTPEAINTCIGCNQACLDHTFSGKITSCLVNPRACHETELVLAPTRLKKRVAVVGAGPAGLACAVSAAERGHAVTLFDAAGEIGGQLNVARKVPGKQEFDETLRYFRHQLDAHGVDVRLDTWVEAADLDGFDEVVVATGVTPRTPDIPGVDHPRVLGYLDVLRGGAPVGDRVAVLGAGGIGFDVAEYLTDGGDKASEDPRTYFRHWGVDMDYRAPGGLTAPERPAPPRQVHLLQRKTSKVGAGLGKTTGWIHRTELKHRGVTMVPGVRYDRIDDAGLHITVGGESMVLEVDTVVLCTGQEPRRDLYEALVAAGRSAHLIGGADVAAELDAKRAIKQGTELAATL from the coding sequence ATGAGCCGTTACCCGCACCTGATGACCCCGCTCGACCTGGGCTTCACCACGCTGCCCAACCGCGTGCTGATGGGCTCCATGCACGTCGGCCTGGAGGAGGCCGAGGGCGGCTTCGAGCGGATGGCGGCGTTCTACGCGGCCCGCGCGCGCGGCGGCGTCGGCCTCATCGTCACCGGCGGCATCGCCCCCAACGAGGAAGGGCGGCCGTACGAGGGCGGGGCCAAGCTCACCACCGACGCGGAGGCCGAGCGGCACCGGGTGGTGACCGAGGCCGTGCACCGCGAGGGCGGCCGGATCGCGATGCAGATCCTGCACTTCGGCCGGTACGCCTACCACCGCGACCTCGTCGCGCCCAGCCCCCTCCAGGCGCCGATCAGCCCCTACGTGCCCCGTGAGCTGACCGACGCCGACGTCGAGCGCACCATCGAGGACTACGCCCGCGCCGCCCGCCTGGCCCGGCAGGCCGGCTACGACGGCGTCGAGATCATGGGCTCCGAGGGCTACCTGATCAACGAGTTCATCGCCGCGCCGACCAACCGGCGCACCGACCGCTGGGGCGGCTCGTACGAGAACCGGATGCGCTTCCCCGTCGAGATCGTCAAGCGGGTCCGCGAGGCCGTCGGCGAGGACTTCATCGTCATCTACCGGCTGTCCATGCTGGACCTGGTCCCGGGCGGCTCCTCGCTGGCGGAGGTGATCACCCTCGGCAAGGCGGTGGAGGCCGCCGGGGCGACGATCATCAACACCGGCATCGGCTGGCACGAGGCCCGCATCCCCACCATCGCCACCTCCGTGCCGCGCGGCGCCTACACCTGGGTCACCAAGAAGCTCATGGGCGAGGTGTCCGTCCCGCTGGTCACCACCAACCGCATCAACACCCCGGAACTCGCCGAGGAGTTGCTCGCCGACGGCGGCGCGGACATGGTGTCCCTGGCCCGCCCGATGCTCGCCGACCCCGACTTCGTCGCCAAGGCCGCCGCCGGCACCCCCGAGGCCATCAACACCTGCATCGGCTGCAACCAGGCCTGCCTCGACCACACCTTCAGCGGCAAGATCACCTCCTGCCTGGTCAATCCGCGCGCCTGCCACGAGACCGAGCTGGTGCTCGCGCCGACCCGGCTGAAGAAGCGCGTCGCCGTGGTCGGCGCCGGCCCGGCCGGACTCGCCTGCGCGGTCTCCGCCGCCGAACGCGGCCACGCCGTCACCCTGTTCGACGCGGCGGGCGAGATCGGCGGACAGCTCAACGTCGCCCGCAAGGTGCCCGGCAAGCAGGAGTTCGACGAGACGCTGCGCTACTTCCGCCACCAGCTCGACGCGCACGGCGTCGACGTCCGCCTGGACACCTGGGTGGAGGCCGCCGACCTGGACGGCTTCGACGAGGTCGTGGTCGCCACCGGTGTCACCCCGCGCACCCCGGACATCCCCGGCGTCGACCACCCCCGTGTCCTCGGCTACCTCGACGTGCTCCGGGGCGGCGCCCCCGTCGGCGACCGCGTCGCCGTCCTCGGCGCCGGCGGCATCGGCTTCGACGTCGCCGAGTACCTCACCGACGGCGGCGACAAGGCGAGCGAGGACCCGCGGACCTACTTCCGGCACTGGGGCGTCGACATGGACTACCGGGCGCCCGGCGGCCTCACCGCCCCCGAGCGGCCCGCCCCGCCCCGCCAGGTGCACCTGCTCCAGCGCAAGACCAGCAAGGTCGGCGCCGGTCTCGGCAAGACCACCGGCTGGATCCACCGCACCGAGCTGAAGCACCGGGGCGTGACCATGGTGCCGGGCGTGCGCTACGACCGGATCGACGACGCCGGCCTGCACATCACCGTCGGCGGGGAGAGCATGGTCCTGGAGGTCGACACGGTCGTGCTGTGCACCGGTCAGGAGCCGCGCCGCGACCTGTACGAGGCGCTGGTCGCCGCCGGCCGCAGCGCCCATCTCATCGGCGGCGCCGACGTGGCCGCCGAGCTGGACGCCAAGCGGGCGATCAAGCAGGGCACGGAGCTGGCGGCGACCCTGTAG
- a CDS encoding tautomerase family protein codes for MPFVRIDTLTTDPARLDALGRAVQDALVETLGIPPEDLFQVLTGHDGAGSTLRHGDYPGVPRDDSVVFVAITLRAGRDAGRKRAMYRRIAELVQERTGTEPRNVLVTLTENGDADWSFGYGLAQYAPAGQGPAGASPR; via the coding sequence ATGCCCTTTGTTCGCATCGACACGCTCACCACCGACCCCGCCCGCCTCGACGCGCTCGGCCGGGCCGTCCAGGACGCCCTCGTGGAGACGCTGGGGATTCCGCCGGAGGACCTCTTCCAGGTACTGACCGGCCACGACGGCGCCGGCAGCACCCTGCGCCACGGCGACTACCCGGGCGTCCCGCGCGACGACTCGGTCGTGTTCGTGGCGATCACCCTGCGGGCCGGACGCGACGCCGGCCGCAAGCGGGCGATGTACCGGCGCATCGCCGAGCTGGTGCAGGAGCGGACCGGTACCGAGCCGCGCAATGTACTGGTCACCCTGACCGAGAACGGGGACGCCGACTGGTCCTTCGGGTACGGGCTGGCGCAGTACGCCCCGGCCGGTCAGGGGCCGGCCGGGGCGTCGCCTCGGTGA
- a CDS encoding SpoIIE family protein phosphatase, producing the protein MSAAGAPATESGEPARGPVPPGGLLDVLGVASVVLDTDGRIVLWSPQAEELFGYTAEEALGQYAARLMVHEEHSRLVGRLFADVMRTGQSWAGGFPVRHKDGSTRLVEFRNMRLLDDRGDVYALGLAADQSTVRRLEQDVALSERMVKQSPIGYGVLDTELRFVSVNPALERINGVPAAEHVGRTLREVVPLLNAGDLEAAARRVLRTGVPLIDDTLVGRTPADPDEDHTWSHSLYRLEDTLGHVLGVAVSLVDITEQHRASVEAETARRRLAVIADASARIGTTLELERTACELAEVAVPELADVAAVDLLDAVVEGRPSALGPSESAVIRALAVRPAEGSDAVRAADPPGQIARYGPDRLVTECVRTGEAVLVPRVKDEDLPLIARSAEAAVLLGRAGLHSYLAVPLIARGEVLGALDLKRTRNPAPFDEDDVLLARELAARAAVQIDNARWYQNARNTALTLQRSLLPSHPPVTTALEVASRYQPAGATSEVGGDWFDVIPLEGGKTALVVGDVMGSGVGAAATMGRLRTATTTLAALDLDPARLLEHLDKTTSALDHSIATCVYAVHDPHLRQCRIANAGHLPPARVRPGSPPELLDLPTGVPLGVGGVGFSTVTVGFEPGDELVFYTDGLVETRSHSLDERLALLLSLLDDPARPLEETCDHLLRTLRNPDNHDDVALLIARAQELG; encoded by the coding sequence ATGAGTGCGGCCGGGGCTCCGGCGACGGAGAGCGGCGAGCCCGCGCGCGGTCCGGTTCCCCCGGGCGGCCTGCTGGACGTCCTGGGCGTGGCGTCGGTAGTACTGGACACCGACGGCCGGATCGTGCTGTGGAGCCCGCAGGCGGAGGAACTGTTCGGGTACACCGCCGAGGAGGCCCTCGGCCAGTACGCCGCCCGGCTGATGGTGCACGAAGAGCACAGCCGGCTGGTGGGCAGGCTGTTCGCCGACGTGATGCGCACCGGGCAGAGCTGGGCGGGCGGCTTCCCGGTCCGGCACAAGGACGGCAGCACCCGTCTGGTGGAGTTCCGGAACATGCGGCTGCTGGACGACCGCGGGGACGTCTACGCGCTCGGGCTGGCCGCCGACCAGTCGACCGTACGCCGGCTGGAACAGGACGTGGCGCTGTCGGAGCGGATGGTGAAGCAGTCGCCGATCGGCTACGGCGTCCTGGACACCGAGCTGCGGTTCGTCTCCGTCAACCCCGCTCTGGAGCGCATCAACGGGGTACCGGCCGCCGAGCACGTGGGCCGGACGCTGCGGGAGGTGGTGCCGCTGCTGAACGCCGGGGACCTGGAGGCCGCGGCCCGGCGGGTGCTCCGGACGGGTGTGCCGCTGATCGACGACACGCTGGTCGGCCGCACCCCGGCCGACCCGGACGAGGACCACACCTGGTCGCACTCGCTGTACCGGCTGGAGGACACCCTCGGCCATGTGCTCGGGGTGGCCGTCTCGCTGGTCGACATCACCGAGCAGCACCGGGCCTCGGTGGAGGCGGAGACCGCGCGCCGCCGGCTGGCGGTGATCGCGGACGCCTCGGCCCGGATCGGCACCACGCTGGAGCTGGAGCGCACGGCCTGCGAGCTGGCCGAGGTCGCGGTGCCGGAGCTGGCGGACGTGGCGGCGGTGGACCTGCTGGACGCGGTGGTCGAGGGCCGGCCCAGCGCGCTCGGGCCCTCGGAGTCCGCGGTGATCCGGGCGCTGGCCGTGCGCCCGGCGGAGGGCAGCGACGCGGTCCGGGCCGCCGACCCGCCCGGCCAGATCGCCCGGTACGGGCCTGACCGGCTGGTCACCGAGTGCGTGCGCACCGGCGAGGCGGTGCTGGTGCCGCGGGTGAAGGACGAGGACCTGCCGCTGATCGCCCGCTCCGCGGAGGCGGCCGTGCTGCTCGGCCGGGCGGGCCTGCACTCGTACCTCGCGGTGCCGCTGATCGCGCGCGGCGAGGTGCTGGGCGCGCTGGACCTCAAGCGCACCCGCAACCCGGCCCCCTTCGACGAGGACGACGTGCTGCTGGCGCGGGAGCTGGCGGCCCGCGCGGCCGTGCAGATCGACAACGCGCGCTGGTACCAGAACGCCCGCAACACCGCGCTCACCCTCCAGCGCAGCCTGCTGCCCAGCCATCCGCCGGTGACCACCGCCCTGGAGGTGGCCTCCCGCTACCAGCCGGCCGGGGCCACCAGCGAGGTGGGCGGCGACTGGTTCGACGTGATCCCGCTGGAGGGCGGCAAGACCGCGCTCGTCGTGGGCGATGTGATGGGCAGCGGGGTCGGCGCCGCCGCCACGATGGGCCGGCTGCGCACCGCGACCACCACCCTCGCCGCGCTCGACCTCGACCCGGCCCGGCTGCTGGAGCACCTGGACAAGACGACCTCGGCCCTGGACCACTCCATCGCCACCTGCGTGTACGCCGTCCACGACCCGCATCTGCGCCAGTGCCGGATCGCCAACGCCGGCCATCTGCCGCCTGCCCGGGTACGGCCGGGCAGCCCGCCGGAGCTGCTGGACCTGCCCACCGGGGTGCCGCTCGGGGTGGGCGGGGTCGGCTTCTCCACCGTCACGGTCGGTTTCGAGCCCGGCGACGAGCTGGTGTTCTACACCGACGGGCTGGTGGAGACCCGTTCCCACTCGCTGGACGAGCGGCTGGCCCTGCTGCTGTCGCTGCTGGACGACCCCGCCCGCCCGCTGGAGGAGACCTGCGACCACCTCCTGCGCACGCTGCGCAACCCGGACAACCACGACGACGTGGCGTTGCTGATCGCCCGGGCGCAGGAACTGGGATAG
- a CDS encoding putative protein N(5)-glutamine methyltransferase, translated as MTFSAVVGALRAAGCVFAEDEAELILATARTPEEAAGMVARRATGFPLEQVLGWARFHGLRIAVEPGVFVPRRRTEFLAGQALAAAPDATVVVDLCCGSGALGAALAHALPGAEVHAADIDPAAVRCARRNLAPFGGRAHQGDLYDALPPGLRGRVGLLTANVPYVPTAEVALLPAEARDHEPLIALDGGADGLDVLRRVAAGASEWLAPGGSLLTETSERQAPAAVRALTDAGLTARLAVDEDLYAHVVIGVRPAPER; from the coding sequence ATGACCTTCTCCGCCGTCGTCGGCGCGCTGCGCGCCGCCGGATGCGTCTTCGCCGAGGACGAGGCCGAGTTGATCCTCGCCACCGCCCGCACCCCCGAGGAGGCGGCCGGCATGGTGGCCCGGCGCGCCACCGGGTTCCCCCTCGAACAGGTCCTCGGCTGGGCCCGGTTCCACGGACTGCGGATCGCCGTGGAGCCCGGGGTGTTCGTCCCCCGCCGGCGTACCGAGTTCCTGGCCGGCCAGGCGCTGGCCGCCGCGCCGGACGCGACCGTCGTCGTGGACCTGTGCTGCGGTTCCGGCGCGCTCGGCGCGGCCCTCGCCCACGCCCTGCCCGGTGCCGAGGTGCACGCCGCCGACATCGACCCGGCCGCCGTACGCTGTGCCCGCCGCAACCTCGCCCCCTTCGGCGGCCGGGCCCACCAGGGGGACCTCTACGACGCCCTGCCGCCCGGTCTGCGCGGCCGGGTGGGCCTGCTGACGGCCAACGTGCCCTACGTCCCCACCGCCGAGGTGGCCCTGCTCCCGGCGGAGGCCCGTGACCACGAACCGCTGATCGCGCTGGACGGCGGGGCCGACGGACTCGATGTGCTGCGCCGGGTCGCCGCCGGGGCGTCCGAGTGGCTCGCCCCGGGCGGCAGCCTGCTCACCGAGACCAGTGAACGCCAGGCACCCGCCGCCGTACGCGCCCTCACCGACGCGGGCCTGACGGCCCGTCTGGCGGTCGACGAGGACCTGTACGCCCACGTGGTCATCGGCGTACGCCCCGCACCGGAGCGGTAA
- a CDS encoding MarR family winged helix-turn-helix transcriptional regulator: protein MSAAESAVETIQREMTIFARRARASAGRMHPELSLVSYTLLGHLEERDGCRATDLASHYALDKSTVSRQVAALERAALIERRLDPEDHRVQVLHLTEAGREILAQVTRSRRAAFRERLAEWPEEDLVRFAAYLERYNAGATGADGE, encoded by the coding sequence GTGAGCGCAGCGGAGTCGGCCGTCGAGACGATCCAGCGCGAGATGACCATCTTCGCCCGCCGGGCCCGCGCCTCGGCGGGCCGTATGCACCCCGAGCTGTCCCTCGTGTCATACACCCTGCTCGGGCACCTGGAGGAACGCGACGGCTGCCGGGCGACCGACCTCGCGTCCCACTACGCCCTGGACAAGTCCACGGTGAGCCGGCAGGTGGCGGCGCTGGAGCGGGCCGCGCTGATCGAGCGCCGGCTGGACCCGGAGGACCACCGGGTCCAGGTGCTGCACCTGACGGAGGCCGGCCGGGAGATCCTGGCCCAGGTCACCCGCAGCCGCCGGGCGGCCTTCCGGGAACGGCTCGCCGAGTGGCCGGAGGAGGACCTGGTGCGGTTCGCGGCGTACCTGGAGCGGTACAACGCGGGGGCGACGGGCGCGGACGGGGAGTGA
- a CDS encoding GNAT family N-acetyltransferase, whose translation MSVVSGPDAGPGRTADGVPHVLDNPALASLTGPHARFAERRGRVLRYPVDVSPWLALPDDPDERDWADLAALAGPGAEVPLPGFRGRVPAGWEVISRLEGVQLVDDGLAAAPDAEAVRLGPADVPEMLALVARTRPGPFLPRTVELGTYLGIRREGALVAMAGERLRPPGWTEISAVCTDPAFRGQGLATRLILAVAHGVRQRGETPFLHTGAGNTGAIRLYESLGFRLRRRTVFLEARAPQNQPDDRAAVPVP comes from the coding sequence ATGAGCGTCGTGAGCGGCCCGGACGCCGGACCCGGCCGGACCGCCGACGGCGTCCCGCACGTCCTGGACAACCCGGCCCTCGCCTCCCTGACCGGCCCGCACGCCCGCTTCGCCGAGCGGCGCGGCCGGGTGCTGCGCTACCCCGTCGACGTCTCGCCGTGGCTCGCGCTGCCGGACGACCCGGACGAGCGGGACTGGGCCGACCTGGCCGCGCTGGCCGGCCCCGGCGCCGAGGTCCCGCTGCCCGGCTTCCGCGGCCGGGTCCCGGCGGGATGGGAGGTCATCTCCCGGCTGGAGGGCGTACAGCTGGTGGACGACGGACTGGCCGCCGCGCCGGATGCCGAGGCGGTGCGGCTGGGGCCTGCGGACGTGCCCGAGATGCTGGCCCTGGTGGCGCGCACCCGGCCCGGCCCGTTCCTGCCGCGCACCGTGGAACTCGGCACCTACCTCGGCATCCGCCGTGAGGGAGCGCTGGTCGCCATGGCGGGGGAGCGGCTCCGCCCGCCGGGCTGGACCGAGATCAGCGCGGTCTGCACCGATCCCGCCTTCCGCGGCCAGGGCCTGGCCACCCGGCTGATCCTCGCGGTGGCGCACGGCGTCCGGCAGCGCGGGGAGACGCCGTTCCTGCACACCGGCGCCGGGAACACGGGCGCCATCCGGCTGTACGAGTCCCTCGGCTTCCGGCTGCGCCGCCGCACGGTGTTCCTGGAGGCACGGGCACCCCAGAACCAGCCGGACGACCGCGCGGCGGTACCGGTTCCCTGA
- a CDS encoding sulfite oxidase-like oxidoreductase, with protein MNVTRGFTGRPRVHRPGLPPGQYDAREDWPVLSAEVTPDLSPADWSFRVDGLVERPHTWDWDAAHALPASAYEGDIHCVTGWSKFGVRFGGVSLDAFLSVARPHGSATHALAYSHTGYTTNLPLADLTGGRAWIVWEYDGAPLPPEHGGPARLVVPHLYFWKSAKWVAGITLLDHDEPGFWERNGYHARGNPWEEQRYAGD; from the coding sequence ATGAACGTCACGCGAGGCTTCACGGGCCGCCCGCGCGTCCACCGTCCCGGGCTGCCGCCCGGGCAGTACGACGCGCGCGAGGACTGGCCCGTCCTGTCCGCCGAGGTCACCCCGGACCTCTCGCCCGCCGACTGGTCCTTCCGCGTGGACGGCCTGGTCGAACGCCCGCACACCTGGGACTGGGACGCCGCGCACGCGCTGCCGGCGTCGGCGTACGAGGGCGACATCCACTGTGTGACCGGCTGGTCGAAGTTCGGCGTGCGATTCGGCGGCGTCTCGCTCGACGCCTTCCTCAGTGTGGCCCGGCCACATGGGTCCGCCACACATGCCCTCGCCTACTCCCACACCGGCTACACCACCAACCTGCCGCTCGCCGACCTCACCGGCGGGCGGGCCTGGATCGTCTGGGAGTACGACGGCGCGCCGCTGCCTCCCGAGCACGGCGGCCCGGCGCGGCTCGTGGTACCGCACCTGTACTTCTGGAAGAGCGCCAAGTGGGTCGCGGGCATCACGCTCCTCGACCACGACGAGCCGGGCTTCTGGGAGCGCAACGGCTACCACGCGCGGGGCAACCCGTGGGAGGAACAGCGGTACGCCGGTGACTGA
- a CDS encoding ferredoxin reductase, which produces MTETTTPATRFAVPGRIAVSGQAASRWQTATLTEIRRETPRAATFRLAVPEWAGHLPGQHLLLRLTAPDGYVAQRHYSIASAPDASGHIELTLDRVPDGEVSGWFHTVARPGDTVEVRGPLSGFFAWPGDRPALLLGAGSGVVPLMSMVRHHRARGLTVPLRMLVSARSPEELIYAAELGAETTPVFTRSAPPGVPVGRMAAAHVAPLLADRPAGGWEAYVCGSNAFAEHASRLLVAAGQPVERIRVERFG; this is translated from the coding sequence GTGACTGAGACGACGACTCCCGCGACCCGGTTCGCGGTGCCCGGGCGGATCGCCGTGAGCGGCCAGGCGGCGTCGCGCTGGCAGACCGCCACGCTGACGGAGATCCGCCGCGAGACACCGCGCGCGGCCACGTTCCGCCTGGCGGTGCCGGAGTGGGCGGGGCATCTGCCGGGCCAGCACCTCCTGCTGCGGCTGACCGCCCCGGACGGCTACGTGGCGCAGCGCCACTACTCGATCGCGTCGGCGCCGGACGCGTCCGGGCACATCGAACTGACCCTGGACCGGGTGCCGGACGGCGAGGTCTCCGGCTGGTTCCACACCGTGGCCCGGCCCGGGGACACCGTCGAGGTGCGCGGTCCGCTCAGCGGCTTCTTCGCCTGGCCGGGCGACCGGCCCGCGCTGCTGCTCGGGGCCGGCTCCGGGGTCGTACCGCTGATGTCGATGGTCCGGCACCACCGGGCGCGCGGCCTCACCGTCCCGCTGCGGATGCTGGTGTCGGCGCGCAGCCCCGAGGAGCTGATCTACGCGGCCGAGCTGGGCGCGGAGACGACTCCCGTGTTCACCCGCAGCGCTCCGCCTGGGGTGCCGGTGGGACGTATGGCGGCCGCACATGTGGCGCCGCTCCTGGCCGACCGGCCCGCCGGTGGGTGGGAAGCCTATGTGTGCGGCTCCAACGCCTTCGCCGAGCACGCTTCCCGGCTGCTGGTCGCGGCGGGCCAGCCGGTGGAACGCATCCGCGTCGAGCGGTTCGGCTGA
- a CDS encoding acetylxylan esterase has product MALFDLPLDELHAYRSDSTEPEDFDAFWEKTLQQAREHGLDARFEPVETGLTTVDVYDVTFAGFGGHPVKGWLRLPAGATGPLPLVVEFLGYGGGRGLPHESLLWASTGRAHFVMDTRGQGSAWGGGGDTADPVGAAPAYPGYMTRGIDAPENYYYRRVITDGVRAVEAARSHPLTDATRTVALGASQGGGLSIAVGGLVPDLVAVAPDVPFLCDFPRAVTLTDRHPYREIGLFLKTHRGRAAEVRRTLSYFDGVHFAARGRAPALFSAALEDQTCPPSTVFAAFNAWGHEDKTVEVYDFNDHEGGGPFHEAAKVRWLRSYA; this is encoded by the coding sequence ATGGCCCTGTTCGACCTCCCCCTGGACGAACTCCACGCGTACCGCAGCGATTCCACCGAGCCGGAGGATTTCGACGCCTTCTGGGAAAAGACGCTCCAGCAGGCCCGCGAGCACGGTCTGGACGCGCGGTTCGAGCCCGTGGAGACCGGCCTGACCACCGTCGACGTCTACGACGTGACGTTCGCCGGGTTCGGCGGCCACCCCGTCAAGGGCTGGCTGCGGCTGCCCGCCGGGGCCACCGGACCGCTGCCGCTGGTGGTGGAGTTCCTCGGCTACGGCGGCGGGCGCGGCCTGCCGCACGAGAGCCTGCTGTGGGCGTCGACGGGCCGGGCGCACTTCGTGATGGACACCCGCGGGCAGGGCAGCGCCTGGGGCGGCGGGGGCGACACCGCCGACCCGGTGGGCGCGGCACCGGCCTACCCCGGCTACATGACCCGGGGCATCGACGCGCCCGAGAACTACTACTACCGCCGGGTCATCACCGACGGCGTGCGCGCGGTGGAGGCGGCCCGCTCGCACCCGCTGACCGACGCGACGCGGACCGTGGCGCTCGGCGCCAGCCAGGGCGGCGGCCTGTCGATCGCCGTCGGCGGCCTGGTGCCGGACCTGGTCGCGGTCGCCCCGGACGTGCCGTTCCTGTGCGATTTCCCGCGCGCGGTGACACTGACGGACCGTCACCCGTACCGCGAGATCGGCCTCTTCCTCAAGACACACCGCGGGCGCGCCGCGGAGGTGCGGCGCACGCTGTCCTACTTCGACGGGGTGCACTTCGCGGCCCGGGGCCGGGCGCCCGCCCTGTTCTCGGCGGCCCTGGAGGACCAGACGTGCCCGCCCTCGACGGTGTTCGCGGCGTTCAACGCCTGGGGTCACGAGGACAAGACCGTCGAGGTGTACGACTTCAACGACCATGAGGGCGGCGGCCCGTTCCACGAGGCGGCCAAGGTGCGCTGGCTGCGCTCGTACGCCTGA
- a CDS encoding serine hydrolase domain-containing protein produces the protein MSTQETPRTTPHILGHCDPRFAAVREAFEENFRTRGELGAAVAVTVAGRTVVDLWGGWADPARTRPWERDTVVNVWSTTKGVVALCAHLLADRGLLDLDAPVAAYWPEFAAEGKEEVLVRHLLSHRAGLPGLREPHTLEQLYDWESTTGRLAATAPWWEPGTRSGYHALTYGFLVGEVIRRVSGLMPGAFLERELAGPLGADFTVGLPAREADRAAELVLAPFRPAAEQAAAFGALTPVVRAALANPATGPAQANSADWRAAEIPAANGHGTARAVAALYGVFAGRGAFGGRRFLSARAAERVRESEGPGRDLVLGAAFEGETEIGLGLWLSGPQGLYGPNPRAFGHDGFGGSCGLADPEAGVSLGYVMNRMGHRLADDPRKTALVDAVYRAL, from the coding sequence ATGTCCACGCAGGAGACACCGCGGACCACCCCGCACATCCTCGGGCACTGCGATCCGCGGTTCGCCGCGGTGCGGGAGGCCTTCGAGGAGAACTTCCGCACCCGCGGGGAACTGGGCGCAGCGGTGGCGGTCACCGTCGCCGGACGAACGGTGGTGGACCTCTGGGGCGGCTGGGCGGACCCGGCGCGGACCCGGCCGTGGGAGCGGGACACCGTGGTCAACGTGTGGTCGACCACCAAGGGGGTGGTGGCCCTGTGCGCCCATCTGCTGGCCGACCGGGGGCTGCTCGACCTGGACGCGCCGGTGGCCGCGTACTGGCCCGAATTCGCCGCCGAGGGCAAGGAGGAGGTCCTCGTACGGCATCTCCTGTCGCACCGCGCCGGGCTGCCCGGACTGCGCGAACCGCACACGCTGGAGCAGTTGTACGACTGGGAGTCGACCACTGGCCGGCTCGCCGCCACGGCGCCCTGGTGGGAGCCGGGGACCCGGTCCGGGTACCACGCGCTGACGTACGGCTTCCTGGTCGGTGAGGTGATACGGCGGGTCTCGGGGCTGATGCCGGGGGCCTTCCTGGAGCGGGAGCTGGCCGGGCCGCTCGGGGCCGACTTCACGGTGGGCCTGCCGGCGCGGGAGGCCGACCGGGCGGCCGAACTGGTGCTCGCGCCGTTCCGGCCGGCCGCCGAACAGGCCGCCGCCTTCGGCGCGTTGACGCCGGTCGTGCGGGCCGCTCTGGCCAATCCGGCCACCGGGCCCGCGCAGGCGAACAGCGCCGACTGGCGGGCGGCGGAGATCCCCGCGGCCAACGGGCACGGCACCGCGCGGGCGGTGGCGGCGCTGTACGGCGTCTTCGCCGGGCGCGGCGCGTTCGGCGGCCGGCGGTTCCTGTCAGCGCGGGCCGCGGAGCGGGTGCGGGAGAGCGAGGGCCCCGGTCGCGACCTGGTGCTCGGCGCGGCCTTCGAGGGGGAGACCGAGATCGGGCTCGGGCTGTGGCTGAGCGGCCCCCAGGGGCTGTACGGGCCAAACCCGCGGGCTTTCGGCCATGACGGCTTCGGCGGCTCCTGCGGGCTCGCCGACCCGGAGGCCGGGGTGTCACTGGGCTATGTCATGAACCGCATGGGACACCGCCTCGCCGATGATCCCCGGAAGACTGCGCTGGTCGACGCGGTTTACCGCGCCCTGTGA